The genomic DNA GGGTGCCAAAGCCGTAGGCATGGTCGGCGCCGGAAGAAGGGTGATGGGCCATGGTGTTGTGCATGAAAAGTGCCTCCAGCGCTTTCTGGTCAAGCGCTGGAAGCTATCAATAAGGGAGTTGCCGCAGCCGCTTGGCGGTGATCACGCCGGTGTTCACGCCCATCCAGCCCAGGCCGCCGAACAGCCGCGCGTGCTCAATTTTTACGCAGCGGTTCTGGATGGCCTGCAAGCCCGCGTCCTCGGCGCGCTGGGCGGCGTCCTCGTTGACCACGCCCAGCTGCAGCCACAGGCAGCTGGCGCCGATGGCGATGGCCTCCTCGGCCAGCGGAGGGATGTCTTCGCTTTTGCGAAAGCAGTCCACCATGTCGATGCGCCCGCCCTGGCGGGCGATGGCCTGCGAGGCGTCGGACAGGCTGGCGAAGCAGGTCTCGCCCAGAATGCTGCCGCCGCCCTGCGCCACCACTGGGTTCACCGGCACGATGCGGTAGCCGTGCGCCTGCATGTACTTGGCGGCAAAGAAACTGGGGCGGTGCCACTGCGGCGACAGGCCCACCACCGCAATGGTGCGGCAGCGGCCCAGCACGTCGCGCAGGGTGCTGATGGTGTCGGGGGTGCGGCTCATGCGGGGCAGTGTACGCAAGCGCGTCTGCCCCCGCCCGCCCCGCGCCGCAGGCCGGATGCGTTGGCGGCTACAGCGTCGCCAGCGCTTGCCGCACCTCGGCCACGCTGAGGATCTCGGTCAGCACCACCGGCGCCTTGCCCGGGGCGTAGAGCACATACACCGGCACGCCGCTGCGGCCGAGCTGGGTGAGGGCGGCGGTGATGGCGGGGTCGCGGCGCGTCCAGTCGGCGCGCAGCAGGGCCACCTTGCGGTCGGCAAAATCGGCCAGCACGTTGCTGTCGACCAGCGTGGTGCGCTTGTTGTATTGGCAGGTCACGCACCAGGCGGCGGTGAAATCCACAAACACCGGCTGGCCAGCGGCCATCAGCGCGGCCGCGCGGTCTGCGGACCAGGGCTGCCAGGCATTGGTGGCGGCGGGGGCGTCGGAGGCAATCGGGGTGGCGCTCTCCACCGGTTTGGTGACATTCTGGCCGATAGCGCTGATCAGCCAAGCGCCACCAGCTATCAAAACAGAAGCAATCACCACCCGGGTGCGGCCGCGCAGCGTGAGCGACCACACCAGCGCGCTGCCGGCCACCAGCAGCGCCAGCAGCGCGCCCGCGCCGTCGATGCCGCTTTGCTGGCCCAGCACCCACACCAGCCATACCACCGTGGCGAACATGGGAAACGCCATGGCGCGCCGGAAGGTGTCCATCCACGGGCCGGGCCGGGGCAGCCAGCCCACCACGGCGGGCACCAGGCTGGCAGCAAGGTAGGGCAGGGCCATGCCCAGGCCCAGCGCGGCAAACACGGCCAGCGCCTGCGCGGCGGGCATGTCCACGGCAAAGCCCAGCGAGGCACCCATGAACGGTGCCGTGCACGGCGAGGCAATGGCCACGGCCAGCACGCCCGACAAAAACGCATCGCCCACCGGGTGGCGCGCCTGCAGCGTGGCCAGGCGCCCCGGCACGAACTGGCCAAACTCGAACAGACCCGCCAGGTTGAGCCCGATCAGCGTGAACAGCCCGGCCAACAGCGCCACCACGGCGGGCGACTGCAGCTGAAACCCCCAGCCCAGCTGCTCACCCGCCGCGCGCAGGCCCAGCAGCAGGCCGCCCAGCGCCAGAAACGACAGCACCACACCTGCCGTGTAGGCGGCACCGGCCAGGCGCTGCGCGCGCCGGTTGCTGCCGTGCTGCGCAAAGCCCAGCACCTTGATGGCCAGCACCGGAAACACGCAGGGCATGAGGTTGAGCAGCAGGCCGCCCAGCAGCCCGCCGGCCAGCGCCGCCAGCAGCGTGCCCAGCGGGGCGCTGGTGGGGGCGGAAGGCGCGGACTGGGCCTGGTTGGCCGCCAGCGCCGCCGCGAGGGCGGGCGACACGCTGGCGCGCGGGGCGGCGGCCCAGGTGCCGCTCACGCTGGCCACGGTGCGCCAGGCGTGGGGCGCTTGCTGGTCTGCGGGGCGCTGGTCGAGTGCCAGCACCAGCGGCAGGCTGGCGGGCGTGTCGCCGCGCTGGGGCGACAGCGGCAGGTCGGCGGTCCAGACATCGCCGTTCCAGGCCTGCGTCCAGTCCTTGCCGGGCACGGCGGCGGGGATCAGCACCTCGGGTGTTTCGGAAAACAGGGCCAGCGTTTGGCCGCGTGCGGCAGCGGGCAGCCCGCGCACGGTCAGTTGCAGGCGCTCGCCCTGTACCCGCACCTGGCTGCCCTGGCCGTCGCCCGCCAGCGCCAGCGGCTGGTCGGCCTGGCTCTGGGCGAAGGCAGCGGCGTGCAGCGCGGTGGAGCCACGCACCGGCAGTTGCAGCGCAAATTCGCCTTCTTCGGGAATGCACTCGACGCGGCACACCAGCCAGGTGGCGCGCAGGCGCACAGCCAGCGTGCCGTTGCCTGCCAGCGGCGCCTGGAAGTCGGGGCCCACCTGCACCGGCACGGGCAGCAGCACCTGGCCTTCGTAGCCATGGTTGGCCAGGGTGCCGATGCGGATGGTGTGGGGCACGGGCCAGGCGATGTCGCCAGCGGTCAGGCCGGCGGGCAGCGTCCAGGTCAGCTCGGTGGGCAGGCCCGAGTCGCCGGGGTTTTTCCAGTAGGTGTGCCACTCGGGCTGGTGGGTGATTTGCAGGCCCAGCCACAGCGGCTGGCCAGGGCCCACGCCCTCGGGCGCGTGCGC from Acidovorax sp. T1 includes the following:
- a CDS encoding protein-disulfide reductase DsbD family protein, encoding MSYRLLSRLFFALLLIAASASWTGASAQFNQKPGASTSTSAGSVVTTPRVRAELVAHAPEGVGPGQPLWLGLQITHQPEWHTYWKNPGDSGLPTELTWTLPAGLTAGDIAWPVPHTIRIGTLANHGYEGQVLLPVPVQVGPDFQAPLAGNGTLAVRLRATWLVCRVECIPEEGEFALQLPVRGSTALHAAAFAQSQADQPLALAGDGQGSQVRVQGERLQLTVRGLPAAARGQTLALFSETPEVLIPAAVPGKDWTQAWNGDVWTADLPLSPQRGDTPASLPLVLALDQRPADQQAPHAWRTVASVSGTWAAAPRASVSPALAAALAANQAQSAPSAPTSAPLGTLLAALAGGLLGGLLLNLMPCVFPVLAIKVLGFAQHGSNRRAQRLAGAAYTAGVVLSFLALGGLLLGLRAAGEQLGWGFQLQSPAVVALLAGLFTLIGLNLAGLFEFGQFVPGRLATLQARHPVGDAFLSGVLAVAIASPCTAPFMGASLGFAVDMPAAQALAVFAALGLGMALPYLAASLVPAVVGWLPRPGPWMDTFRRAMAFPMFATVVWLVWVLGQQSGIDGAGALLALLVAGSALVWSLTLRGRTRVVIASVLIAGGAWLISAIGQNVTKPVESATPIASDAPAATNAWQPWSADRAAALMAAGQPVFVDFTAAWCVTCQYNKRTTLVDSNVLADFADRKVALLRADWTRRDPAITAALTQLGRSGVPVYVLYAPGKAPVVLTEILSVAEVRQALATL
- a CDS encoding CoA-binding protein, whose translation is MSRTPDTISTLRDVLGRCRTIAVVGLSPQWHRPSFFAAKYMQAHGYRIVPVNPVVAQGGGSILGETCFASLSDASQAIARQGGRIDMVDCFRKSEDIPPLAEEAIAIGASCLWLQLGVVNEDAAQRAEDAGLQAIQNRCVKIEHARLFGGLGWMGVNTGVITAKRLRQLPY